The DNA region CTCAACCAGATTCGGAACTGGGTCGCCGGCCTCAACCAACTGCCAGGCGGCGGTAGCCGTGCTCACGAGAACGTGATCACCATCCTTCGGCCCGCTGACAGCCGCGAGCTGATCGAGCTCGACAAAGCCAACGTCCGCGTTGACGCGACGCTGGCCGCGCTCAACCCGGTGTGGGTCGCCGCCGTACGGCTCGGTGTGCAGTTCGCGATCAACACCCCGCGTGAAGCAGCCGAGCTTCGCAAGCGGCTGGAGAAGGACATGCGAGACCAGCTCCGGCAGAAGCATCAGAACGTGGCCTACCTGCCCACCGCCTGACCAACACCGCACCATCGGGAACAGCCCTCAGCTTGACGCTGGGGGCTGTTCTTCTTCTACCGCAGAGGATCTCATGCACACACGTGCTGAGGACCGGGAACGAGAGTTCCTGGCCTACATCGACTCAACCGCCGGGTACAACGCCGCGATCGTCGAGCGCGGCGGTATCCCGTGGCACGACGGCGACATCGAACGCCGTCGAGCACTCGCTAGGCAGCTTGGGATAGCTGCCGACGCTTCGGGACTCGACTTCCGTCGAGCCCTGTTCATGCGCCGCTACCAACGACCAGAGCCACCCAAGGATCTGGCGCCGATCAAGTCCATCAAGTCCTACCAACGAAAGCAGACCGATGAAGCGACAGCCCAGCGCGCCGAAGGTGTTCATGCAACATGTACGAGCCCGACAGAGCAGGCAGCCTGAGCCCGAGCCGATCGAAGGAAGCTTCGAGCAGGCCATCGCCAGGAAGCTGCAGAGTCGTGGAATCATTGCTGTCCCTGGCCTTCCCAGTGAGCCGGAACCGCAGTGGTACGACCTGGCTATCGAGATGAACCGTCGTCAGGCTGAGTCCGAGGCGCAGCGTCAGGCCGAACGCGAAGCCGCAGAGGCAGACCAGAACCGACCTCCCAGCCTTCCGGCGCAGATCGTCTCAGCGATCGCCGGCAAGACCGGGAACCAGATTCCGCTCAACGGCGCAGCCGTCCTGAAGGCAGCACTTGCCGGCGGTCAGGGCACCGTCAACGGCGCTGCCAGGTAGGTAGTGGCAGCTACTGACCTCGGGCCGCTCGCACCTGAAAGGTGATCTCGCCTGACGGCGACATTGTGCCCCCGACGTCAGCGAACCTGTAGCAGCTTTCCATCAGGCCTACCAATTCGACGTAGCGGACTGGCTTCTCAGCGCCGATGGTCAGCTCATCTTCCCGGGGGTTGATTCCGAATGGATCTCCGGGGCCGAACGGCAGCCTCCCTGCACGCAGATTGTCGGCCATTAGCCGATCATCGGCGTGTTGCATTGCATCGCGTATGGCGTTAAGGCGGTTGGAGGCATCTTGGTCAGGCAAGTCAGCAGCACTACCTATTCCCTTGCCGAAAAGGCGTTTCGCTGCGGTAATCGCGCGGTGAGTCGCATCGACACAGGTATCCAGATGGTCGGTTCCGCACCCAGCGAGGTGAGCTTTCCGAACCCAGACCGAATCGCCTTCCTCGCTCTCATCGATCGAGTCCGCTTCGGCATACGCATTACGAGCGGCGTTGTACTCGCGGATCGCTTTCTCGGTCAGGCGAACCATGTGGACATACGTCCATCTGATGCCGTGAGTTTTCAGCTCGTCGGGAATCGCGTTTAGTGCCACAAGTATTGTCCGCTGCAGCATCACCGATGGAAGGTGGTCAACGGGAGGCAGTACGGGCGGCGGCAACCGCGTCGCCTGAGAGGTGTCTGTCACACCCTCTAGGCTATTAGCCTCGGCGAGTCCCGGCTGTGTTTCGGCTGCACGGCAGACCTTGGCCGGGGTGCGCCAGGGTGGTCGGGGGCGTTGAGCACCGTCAGTGGGACAACCCGGTATGGCCGCGACGTACATCCGCACCCCCAGGGGGTGACCCCTACCCCCGGGCGTTTGACCGGTTGGTTATGCGGATGAGCCACCGTATGCGAATCGCATAACCGATTTTCCGACCACGGCCAGCCAGGAGGCCGCAGCGACTGGCGCAGCCAACTACTCGCCGCCGCAGCGGTATTCACCCGGCGCGGTCGACCAACGACCCACCGGGACCGGCCGGAATAACCCCTCTGAAAGGCGCTCAAACCGCCTCGAAACACCCTCGAAAGGAAGACAAGCATCGATGAACAAGCCGAAGATGCCACGGGGCGAGTTCGGTCCCGAAGGCAAGAAGCTCTGGACCGAGTTGACCGAGGTGTTCAACTTCACCGACGAGCCGGCCAAGCTCCGCGTCCTCTACGACGCGTGCAAGCTGGCCGACACGATCAAGCGCATGGACGACGAAGCGGCGAGCGCGCCGCTAGTGGTCGAAGGATCGACCGGACAGCCGGTGATCCACCCGTGCATTTCGCAGGCGAACTCAGCGCGGTCACTGATGGCCACGCTGCTGGGCAAGCTCGGACTACCCGACGCCGACCACTCGGTCGCGGAGAAGAAGGCACGACGCACACGGTCGGCACTCATCGCAGCCCAGGTCAGGTGGGGCTTGGGGACCGGGTCGTGACCACCCGTTGGAACGACACCAGGAACCTAACCCTCGCGGAGTCGCTGGCGCAGCGACTGCCAGACCACCTGCTCGATCTCGGGGAGTACGCCGGCGACGGCATCGCCGGATTGAGCCGCTACCGCAGCGACCTGGCCGCGTGGGTCGCGCAGGAGACCGGTCTCACCGCAGCCGAGTACTCCCGGACCACCGAGGGACTCCGCGCTCGCAAGGACGACCCTGCTGAGCAGCTCGTCTCGGAGATCATGAACATCATCGGCGCGGACGACTTCGCGCGCTGGTACCGAGTGCGGCTGACCAGGGCAAGCAGGTGCTTGCACAACGAGGCCGTCACCTGTGCCTGCTCAGACGGGGGCTAATCCCGATCACAGCCGTGATACGACCAATTTGGCCAATGAAACCACTTCGGCCTGACTAGGCTCGGGCCGCAGGAGGGGCGTTACCGTGACACGGACGTCGTCGTGTTCGATACAGACGGTTCGGTAGCTGTCCATGTCCTCGGTGGAGGGACCGACCCACCACGCGGGTATACCAAGACCGTCGAACGGAATGAGCGTTGCGTCCATCGGAAAAGCAGCCTCGCCATTCCTGCACCTAGGGTCGACGATTGAGCCCTCAACCACGAAATTTCTGGCCGCGACACTAACTGTCAATAAACCCCCACTTGGTTCATTCCAGCTGCATTGCGCCACAAAATTGCTGCCCGCGCGTTCGGGTTGATCGCCCGTCGGTTCTTCTACGGTAGCCCCTGTGCTTTGCCGTATCTCGGCAGTTGTCAGCAACACGCAGGGGTTAGGCAGCTCCTGCGACGAGCGTTGCGACGTGGATGTTTGGGTAGCGGCGGTCTGGTCCGGAATCGAGGACGCTTCTGACTGCGATTGAGAACCGCTTCCGCAGCCGGCAGCTACGCAGGCCAAAGCGAACATTACAAAGACGCCACCCCTGAAAAACCGCCCTTCCATAGCGAGGAACCTTACTGCGGCGTTCTGGTAACAACGATCGGAAGTGAGGATTCCATCTTTCGATCGCAGAGTTACAACCACCGGGTGTAACTCTCGACAGTCGAGTACTCGACTGTCGACATCCCGTCGTCGTCGACCGCCAGCACGATGACGCGCGCCTGCAGTTCCCGCAACTGTTCCCTCATCCCCGACCTGCCCTTTCATTTCGACTCACAACACTCCTGTTTGCAGGACGTCACCGGCCAGGCCGATGACCACGGGCACGATGCCCAGGCAGAGGAAGGCCGGCAGGTAGCAGAGCCCCAGCGGGCCGGCGATCAATACCGAGGCACGTTCAGCCTTGGCCGCGGCGGTGTCGGCGGCCGCACCGCGCAGCTGCGTGGCGAGGTCCTCGACGCCGTGCGCCAGCGCGGCGCCCGAGGCCGCCGATCGACGTGCCATCCGCAGGAACGCTTCGATGTGGGCGGGCTGGGAGCCGGCCGGGGTGTCCCACGCGTGCGCGGGGTCCGCGCCGAGCGCCAGCAGGTCGGCGGCTCGGCGCAACAGTGCCGCCATCGGCTCCGGCGCAGTGGCGGCCACCGCCGCCGCGGCGGTCGACACCGCCATGCCCGAACGCAGGCAGGCCGCCAGGACGTCCAGTGTCGATGCCGCGCCGAGCGGGTCCTCGGCGCGGACACCCGCCTGCCGGGCACCGCGCCGGGGAAGACCGGCCTCCAGGCGGACGCCGCTGCCCGGTGACCTCAGCAGCAGCGACGCCGCCAGCAGCAGGGCGGCCCAGCTCATCGGAGGACCCCCGAGGTGATGCGGTCCGACCACAACAAACCTGTGCAGATCAGGATCACCCCGACGAGCAGCAGCCATCCCCCGGCAGGGCGGCCCACCAGAAACGCCAACGGCTCGGCGCCGATCGCGTGCCCGAGGAGTACGCCGAGGATCGGCAGACCGGCCAGGATCACCGCGGTCGCGCGGGCGCCGGCCATTGCGGCCTGCACCCGACCGCGGAACCTCTCGCGCTCGGTGATGTCGCGTTGGGCGGCCTGAACCAGCGTGGCGATCGCCAACCCGTGGATCTGGGCCAACTCCCAGCACACCGCCAGCCGCTCCCAATGGCCCGGCGCGCTCGACCGCGCCCCCGCACTGCGCAGGCCGGCGGCCACGTCGGCGCCCAACAGCGCGCGGGCAGCCACCATGCCCAGCGCGTCGGCGATGCGGCCGGGGGATTCCCGCGCCGCCACGCGCAGCGCTGCGACCGGGTGCGCGCCCACCCGCAACTCCCCGACCAGGATGTCCAGCGCGCCCTGCAGTACGTCGGCATCTGCCGCGCGGTTCTGCGCCCGCCGCCGCTGGCGCCGGCGGGCCAGGACGGTCGCGGTCAGCGCCGCCGCGGCGGCCACCACGGTCCACGGCAACCACACGCACAGCGCAAGACCTCCCAGCGCCGCGAGTGCTCGGTGCGGCACCGGCAGCCGTGTCCTGACGGCCGGCTGCAGTGTGGCGACCCGGTGGCCCACCGATGCCGGTGCTATCAGCAGGGCCATCGCCAACGCCAGCGCCGAGACGATCACCGGTGCCCCCGGGCACGCAGCAACGAGTCCAGATCGTCGGCACCGGTATCGAACCCGGTCTCGGCCCGCCAGCCAGGCAGCACCGCGATCTGTCCGTCGTTGCCACGCCTGACAACTCCGATCTCGCTGAGCCGGCGGCGCCCCGACCGGTCCCGCGCGACATGCAGGACAACCTGGACTACTTATCTGTAACTAAGACCAAGAACTGAGCTGCCCAACTGTTCAGGACGAGCGCTACATGTGTACGCAGTGGAAGGACGAGTCGGATCGGGCTGCACATGTGTAGGACGTGGGTGGGTTTGTCATGCCCTTGACCCCGCACTCATCAGTCCAGTCGTTGGGTCTCATGCCGACCTCGCATGGCGGTATCACCGCCGGAATTGCCCATGGGTCGGCCAATCACGCCACGTTGACGGCGAGATAATAATTTGCCGTGGGCGGCGACTCCTGTGCTGGAAACGCAGATGGCAGTCGTATAGCCTCAGCGAGGCGCAGGAGTTGCCGATAGCTGGGAAGCGTCTCGATGTAGCCCGCGCTCAGCCCCGGGAGATACTGGTGCCGCTGCGGCAAGGCTGAACGGGGGATTGGGGTGCGTGGGGATCTTCGGAGCTTTCGGGTGTTTGGTCGGCTTGTTGGTGAATGGTGGCGAGAACCGGTCGACTACTCCGCGTACGTGCAGTATTTCGCCAAGCGGTCTATGGCCGGCGCTATTCGGGTGATGATCGGCGCCGGCATCGGCCTGATTTCGATCATCACCGTGGCCGCGTTGTTGCCTGCGGCCGAGCCCGCGTTGACGACACCGAAAGTTGTCGTCATCGTTTTCGCAGTCGTGAACTCCTTCTGGGCGGTGATGTGGTGTGTTCGCCCGTGGCCGACGCGTCGGCAGTCACGAGCGTTCATCGTCACCTCAGATGTCGGTATCGCTGCTGTGGCTCTGACCGGATCGAGTTGGCTCATGGGCCTTTTCGCCCTGAACTGCTTTGCGTTGATATCGGTCTATCTGATGTTCTTCGACGGGCCTAAAGCGCTGACGCTGCACACCATCTTCATCCTCGCGACAACGGTGGCGTTTATCGCGCTGGCAAGCGCGGACCACGCCCTCGGCGGAGCTGTCGCCGGCAGGATCCTCGGGGCCGTGGTCCCGGTGATTGCGACACCGCTGGGGATACAGTTCGGTATCCGCACGCTACGCAATGACGCCAACGAGTCCGCAATCGATCCGTTGACTGGTTTGTTGAATCGTCGCGGCCTTCACTTGCACTTCGGTGATCTGCTTGCCTCCGGTGCAGCGGCGAGCGGGGACGCGGTGGTGGTGATTGTTGTCGACCTTGACCGGTTCAAGGAGGTCAACGACACCTACGGCCACACTGTCGGTGACCGTGTGTTGGTGCGATGCGCCCGGTTGATCACGGCGGCCGCCGGAGGGCGGGCCTTGATCGCTCGCGTGGGCGGCGAGGAGTTCGCCGTCGTCGATATCGCCGTTCCTGGCTGTGGCGCACAGAACGCTGAGGCGATCAGGCGTGCGATCGCGGCGGGAGGCTCGCCGGACGTCACTGCCAGCGTGGGGGTCACTAGCGCCGAGCACACCCAGTTCATCGTTGCCAACGAGCGCCCGCAGCTGGTGCTCGACACGCTTATTGCGCGCGCTGACCACGCGATGTTCCACGCGAAACGCAACGGGGGCAACGCAACCCATCAGGTTGAGTGAATCTCTTTGTCCGTGGGCTACTTAGGTTCAATTCGCGTGATTGAATCGCCACCACCACGGGTGATGCGGTGGGCGGTGGGTGTGGTGTTGAACCAGCGTTTGCAGGATCGGGTGAGCACGCTTTGTTCGGAGTAGCCGAGTTGGTTGCATATTTGGTGCAGGCTCAGCTCGGTATCGAGCAGGAGCCGGTGGGCGGTGTCGCGGCGGGATTGGTCGACGAGTCGAGCGAAGGTGGTGCCTTCGGCGGCCAGTCGGCGTTGCAGCGTTTTGGGGTGCAGTCCGAATTGGCGGGCGGCCACCTCGGCGGTGAGGTTCCCGGTAGGGAGCAGTTGGCGGATGACGCTGCACACGGTGCCCGAAAGGCCGCGGGCGGGGTTGTCAAGGGTGGTGGATAGGTAGTTCAGGGCGAGTTGGTGGGCGAGCGGGTCGTGGCTTAGTGGTTGTTGCAGGTCGGCCGCGCGCATCGTGAATCCTGTGGTCGGTTCGTTGAACTGGGG from Mycobacterium sp. SMC-4 includes:
- a CDS encoding type II secretion system F family protein; translation: MIVSALALAMALLIAPASVGHRVATLQPAVRTRLPVPHRALAALGGLALCVWLPWTVVAAAAALTATVLARRRQRRRAQNRAADADVLQGALDILVGELRVGAHPVAALRVAARESPGRIADALGMVAARALLGADVAAGLRSAGARSSAPGHWERLAVCWELAQIHGLAIATLVQAAQRDITERERFRGRVQAAMAGARATAVILAGLPILGVLLGHAIGAEPLAFLVGRPAGGWLLLVGVILICTGLLWSDRITSGVLR
- a CDS encoding DUF3558 family protein, encoding MEGRFFRGGVFVMFALACVAAGCGSGSQSQSEASSIPDQTAATQTSTSQRSSQELPNPCVLLTTAEIRQSTGATVEEPTGDQPERAGSNFVAQCSWNEPSGGLLTVSVAARNFVVEGSIVDPRCRNGEAAFPMDATLIPFDGLGIPAWWVGPSTEDMDSYRTVCIEHDDVRVTVTPLLRPEPSQAEVVSLAKLVVSRL
- a CDS encoding GGDEF domain-containing protein, producing MAGAIRVMIGAGIGLISIITVAALLPAAEPALTTPKVVVIVFAVVNSFWAVMWCVRPWPTRRQSRAFIVTSDVGIAAVALTGSSWLMGLFALNCFALISVYLMFFDGPKALTLHTIFILATTVAFIALASADHALGGAVAGRILGAVVPVIATPLGIQFGIRTLRNDANESAIDPLTGLLNRRGLHLHFGDLLASGAAASGDAVVVIVVDLDRFKEVNDTYGHTVGDRVLVRCARLITAAAGGRALIARVGGEEFAVVDIAVPGCGAQNAEAIRRAIAAGGSPDVTASVGVTSAEHTQFIVANERPQLVLDTLIARADHAMFHAKRNGGNATHQVE
- a CDS encoding P27 family phage terminase small subunit; the protein is MNKPKMPRGEFGPEGKKLWTELTEVFNFTDEPAKLRVLYDACKLADTIKRMDDEAASAPLVVEGSTGQPVIHPCISQANSARSLMATLLGKLGLPDADHSVAEKKARRTRSALIAAQVRWGLGTGS
- a CDS encoding type II secretion system F family protein, with protein sequence MSWAALLLAASLLLRSPGSGVRLEAGLPRRGARQAGVRAEDPLGAASTLDVLAACLRSGMAVSTAAAAVAATAPEPMAALLRRAADLLALGADPAHAWDTPAGSQPAHIEAFLRMARRSAASGAALAHGVEDLATQLRGAAADTAAAKAERASVLIAGPLGLCYLPAFLCLGIVPVVIGLAGDVLQTGVL